DNA from Ancylothrix sp. D3o:
AGGGCAATTTTGTCCGTGAAATTACGCAAAAATATTTAGAAATATTTCTCTATGAAACCCAGCCCAAAACAAGCACAACCAGTCCGAAAATGTTTTTTTTCTCTCAAAGAAAAATGACCGGCAGGATTTTACTTTGGGCCAAAAAAAATACCGTAAGAAACAGCAATCTACCTCTTTTAGTCGTCTATGCCTTTAGATAGATACCAGCCTTTAGGCGGGCTTCGAGTTACCGACATCAGAAAGCTGTAAGCCTTTTAGGGCAAAGCATTACGGCTTTTCAGTCCGCCTGAGTCCCAAGAACTTGTTGGCGGTTCAGTCTTTTTAAAACAAGGTTTAGACAGCATAGAGGAATTACTCTTTCGCAGTTGTAAAACTGGTCGTTGACTACTGTTTGACAACCTTAAAAAAATTGTTTATCTTCTGAAGGAAAAATTTATTTTTTTTGTGTTATTTTTAATTGCAAGATTAGATTTTTAGAGCCAATGAAATCCAGACGCTCGACCGCAAAAATCTAAGCCAATCCAATTGATTCATCATTCTGGGGGTTGCCGTCACAAAAACAGCCATTCCCCTGCAACCCTTCCCAGGGCGCGGTTCATTTTTGCAAAGCCGAGTCTCCAACATCGTGCCTGCTGGCATTTTTCTATCTACCTTTAGATAGATTGGGCTTTTTAGGGTTTTCCAGCCAAGGGCTTGCAACGCCGTCTCTACCTTTGGGTACACATCTTACCAGAGTTCGGCTGCTTGAGTTATATAGCTTTTTGTCATCTATCTTTAGATAGATTTTTGGCAATCAAAGCTTGACCCAGTGGCCGGAAGCGGTGAGGAAAGCTGATATCGGTGACTTTAAAAGTTTATTAACCATTCCTAAAACCAAAAGGCTTAGGTTTGGCAGTTGAATAAGTCAAGCCATTTTTGTAGAGGAAAAAAAATGAGTATGCTCATGCGAATTGAAGACATTTACCAATTTTTTCAAGCGCCGCCGCCGATTTATCTCAATAAAGAGCTAACTGTTTGTTATGTAGTTTTTGTCTTATTGCAAAGGGACTCCTACGGCACAGAACTTATTCAGCGACTCGAAGAAGACTATCCTGCCTACCGGCTCTCAGACACCGTGCTATACAGCGCTCTCAATTTTCTTGAAGACGAACGCGCTATTAGCGGTTACTGGAAAAAAGTTGAAGGGCGCGGACGTCCCCGCCGGATGTACCTTATTCGCTCCCAATGGAAATCACGCGCTGAAGAACTTGCCTGGCTCTGGGAGGAATATATCAGCGGTCACACTTCTATCCGTTCGCTTAGAGCGCTCGACTTCAGTTTTCATCAAGACTCTGGCAGATCGCCGTCGTAAACAGTAAACTTATGTAAAGTCCGCGCTTGGAAAACTGCCTTTATGACCCCTGCGATTCTTTCATCCACTTTCCTGCTGACGCTGCTGTTAGGAGTTGGATTATTTTTCTTTATTCGTGCTTCCGTCAAAGATAGAACCGAGGAAGTTAAGCTTATTTCCGACCAAGCGGTTGACTCAGTTTTGACTCAGCTTCAAGAATATTTCTCCCGTCGCGCCTATCGTATGGCTGCGATTGATGGGTTAGCGAACCAAGTCACTTTTGAGGGCTATGTCCGCCCTAGTTGGTTTTTAGCTGTGTTTTTAAGTTTA
Protein-coding regions in this window:
- a CDS encoding PadR family transcriptional regulator, with the translated sequence MRIEDIYQFFQAPPPIYLNKELTVCYVVFVLLQRDSYGTELIQRLEEDYPAYRLSDTVLYSALNFLEDERAISGYWKKVEGRGRPRRMYLIRSQWKSRAEELAWLWEEYISGHTSIRSLRALDFSFHQDSGRSPS